One genomic window of Candidatus Methylomirabilis lanthanidiphila includes the following:
- a CDS encoding formylmethanofuran dehydrogenase subunit D, with protein MPETQFILITGRSTKQGKSLHLGKEAAEYREEVSTLQMNLKDLEALGLQDGGQAQVKSNYGSIVVKLKKTDIPQGIVFIPYGELSNVLIGPDTQATGMPDSKGITVEVERHG; from the coding sequence GTGCCTGAGACACAGTTCATATTAATTACCGGTCGATCGACCAAACAGGGCAAGTCGCTCCATCTCGGCAAGGAAGCTGCAGAGTATCGAGAAGAGGTCTCGACCTTGCAAATGAACCTCAAGGATCTTGAAGCCTTAGGGTTGCAGGATGGGGGTCAGGCGCAGGTCAAATCCAACTACGGTTCGATCGTTGTTAAATTGAAAAAAACCGATATCCCGCAGGGGATCGTCTTTATTCCTTACGGAGAATTGAGCAATGTCCTGATCGGTCCCGATACCCAGGCGACAGGGATGCCCGATTCAAAAGGGATCACGGTGGAGGTCGAGCGTCATGGCTGA
- a CDS encoding methylene tetrahydromethanopterin dehydrogenase (mtdB), translated as MAIERKHLLYFLTTESQPSPFDINMAYDAGFHAVIPYGSVNEESAVLLVQDIIFSRGPKGAKFSALFIGGNDIESAERIRQAAAKSMFPPFQVSMMIDPKGSYTTAVALVAKAEKALGGLCGKQVAIPGGTGPVGIVASMLCVKLGAEVIIGSRQLSGVQQLAERLSAQTGGSVKGAAMATDEDKISHLRGADVILTTGKAGIQMISEGVLKALPSGKLVADVNAVPPTGIFNLAPNDDMKEVVPGIKGIGALAVGVLKYDVEIEMLETIRTSEKFTVLDQNQALEIAQRRLSIGGSRA; from the coding sequence ATGGCGATAGAGCGTAAGCATCTGCTGTATTTTTTGACGACGGAAAGCCAGCCGAGCCCGTTCGACATCAACATGGCGTATGACGCGGGCTTCCACGCCGTCATTCCGTATGGTAGCGTGAACGAGGAATCGGCAGTCCTCCTGGTGCAGGATATCATCTTCTCGCGCGGGCCAAAAGGCGCCAAGTTCAGCGCGCTCTTTATCGGGGGCAACGACATCGAGTCGGCAGAACGGATCCGCCAGGCCGCCGCAAAGAGCATGTTCCCCCCCTTCCAGGTGTCGATGATGATCGATCCCAAGGGGTCGTATACGACAGCCGTGGCGCTGGTCGCCAAGGCGGAGAAGGCGCTCGGCGGATTGTGCGGCAAACAGGTGGCCATCCCGGGTGGAACAGGCCCGGTAGGCATCGTGGCTTCGATGCTCTGCGTGAAGCTGGGGGCCGAGGTGATCATCGGTTCCAGGCAACTGAGCGGCGTACAGCAGTTGGCCGAGCGGCTGTCGGCGCAGACGGGGGGCTCCGTGAAGGGTGCTGCGATGGCGACGGATGAGGACAAGATTTCCCACCTGCGCGGCGCTGACGTGATCCTGACGACCGGCAAGGCAGGCATCCAGATGATTTCCGAAGGGGTCCTGAAAGCGCTTCCGTCCGGCAAACTTGTGGCCGACGTCAATGCCGTTCCCCCGACCGGTATCTTCAACTTGGCGCCGAATGATGACATGAAGGAGGTCGTACCGGGTATCAAAGGAATCGGCGCGCTCGCCGTCGGGGTCTTGAAATACGATGTCGAGATTGAAATGCTTGAAACGATTCGGACCTCAGAGAAGTTTACGGTTCTCGACCAGAATCAGGCCTTGGAGATCGCCCAGAGGCGGCTGTCTATCGGGGGATCGAGGGCATAG
- a CDS encoding tungsten-containing formylmethanofuran dehydrogenase 2 subunit B: protein MAESVAVKEPTTKEPYVMTGVVCPYCGVTCDDLEVRVENGKITEVKNACVLGKDTFLHHLEGLSTPRLYGKPATVDECIDAAAEILAKAKYPLIYGLDSTELGAQRASIELADLIGANIDHTSSVCHAPSYQAVMTVGIPTVTSGETKNRADLVIFWGCNPAEAHPRHATRYSVTVKGMFTPRGKKDRMVIHVDVRPTPTTRIADAFIQMKPNSDYEVISALRALVKGHELPQAEVGGIPVDELKALVEKMKSAKFGIVYWGMGLTQTRGKYLNLVALLKLAQDLNQFTKFSCAAMRGHGNVVGMAQVLTWQTGFPFHVNMSRGYPRFNPGEFSVVDMLARKEIDAALVIAGDAIGNFPGSMAEHLKTIPLIAIDPKESDTTRVADIVIPSAQGAIGAGGMAYRMDHIPLMFKKVVESPYPSDREILDRIIAKVKAMKSRGAGAPAPAGRG, encoded by the coding sequence ATGGCTGAGAGCGTTGCCGTAAAAGAACCGACTACAAAAGAACCGTATGTGATGACGGGCGTCGTCTGCCCCTATTGCGGCGTGACCTGCGACGATCTTGAGGTCCGGGTCGAGAACGGAAAGATCACAGAGGTCAAAAACGCCTGCGTCCTGGGGAAGGACACCTTCCTTCATCACCTGGAGGGATTGTCGACCCCGCGGCTGTACGGCAAACCGGCGACGGTCGACGAGTGTATCGACGCGGCGGCAGAGATTCTTGCCAAGGCCAAGTACCCCCTCATCTATGGACTCGACTCCACGGAGCTGGGCGCGCAGCGGGCGTCGATCGAGTTGGCCGATCTGATCGGCGCCAATATCGATCATACCTCCTCGGTCTGTCACGCGCCGAGCTATCAGGCGGTGATGACCGTCGGCATCCCGACCGTGACGTCCGGAGAAACGAAGAACCGGGCCGATCTGGTGATCTTCTGGGGATGTAATCCGGCCGAAGCGCACCCACGGCACGCCACTCGATACTCGGTGACCGTAAAGGGGATGTTTACCCCCAGGGGCAAGAAGGACCGGATGGTTATTCATGTCGATGTCAGGCCGACGCCGACCACGCGAATCGCCGACGCCTTCATCCAGATGAAACCGAACTCCGATTACGAGGTCATCTCTGCGCTCAGGGCGCTCGTGAAGGGCCACGAACTGCCACAGGCCGAGGTTGGAGGCATACCGGTCGATGAGCTGAAGGCCCTGGTAGAAAAGATGAAGAGCGCCAAGTTTGGGATCGTCTATTGGGGAATGGGCCTGACCCAGACCAGGGGAAAATATCTGAATCTCGTCGCGCTGCTCAAGCTGGCTCAGGATCTGAATCAGTTCACAAAATTTTCGTGCGCCGCGATGAGGGGTCACGGCAATGTGGTGGGCATGGCCCAGGTATTGACATGGCAAACCGGCTTTCCCTTCCACGTCAATATGAGTCGCGGCTATCCTCGATTCAACCCCGGAGAATTTTCGGTGGTCGATATGCTGGCCCGCAAAGAGATCGATGCCGCGCTGGTGATTGCCGGCGACGCCATCGGGAACTTTCCCGGGAGCATGGCAGAGCATCTGAAAACGATTCCGCTGATTGCCATCGATCCCAAAGAGAGCGATACGACCAGGGTGGCCGACATTGTGATTCCGTCGGCGCAGGGTGCCATCGGCGCCGGGGGAATGGCGTACAGGATGGACCACATCCCCCTGATGTTCAAAAAGGTGGTTGAGTCACCCTACCCCTCGGATCGGGAGATCCTCGACCGTATCATCGCGAAGGTGAAGGCGATGAAGAGTCGCGGCGCTGGCGCTCCCGCCCCGGCTGGTAGAGGCTGA
- a CDS encoding methionine sulfoxide reductase A, which translates to MEKATFGAGCFWGVEAAFRRVPGVVSTAVGYMGGAFEKPTYHDVCTGTTGHAEVVQIEYDPSKVSYDNLLNIFWAIHDPTSLNRQGPDLGAQYRSAIFFHDAEQRAAALASKRKLELSRQHQQPIVTEIVPAATFYRAEEYHQQYLEKQARSRCTI; encoded by the coding sequence ATGGAAAAGGCGACGTTTGGAGCGGGGTGTTTCTGGGGCGTCGAAGCCGCGTTTCGCCGGGTGCCGGGTGTTGTCTCAACGGCGGTCGGGTATATGGGCGGCGCCTTTGAGAAACCGACGTACCACGATGTCTGCACCGGCACCACCGGCCATGCAGAGGTCGTCCAGATAGAGTATGACCCGTCGAAGGTCTCCTACGACAACCTCTTAAATATCTTCTGGGCGATCCATGATCCTACCAGCCTGAATCGCCAGGGGCCGGACCTTGGCGCACAGTACCGCTCAGCGATCTTCTTCCACGATGCCGAGCAGCGCGCTGCGGCGCTGGCCTCCAAGCGAAAGCTCGAACTGAGCAGACAGCACCAGCAGCCGATCGTTACCGAAATCGTACCAGCCGCGACCTTCTACCGGGCGGAGGAATACCACCAGCAGTACCTGGAAAAGCAGGCGCGATCTCGCTGTACGATCTAG
- a CDS encoding nucleoside triphosphate pyrophosphohydrolase, with translation MAEASGEQFDALVRLMERLRGEGGCPWDREQTRQTLKPFLIEEAYEVVEAIDEGDPKQMMEELGDLLFQIVFHARIAAERREFTIGQVVAATTEKMVRRHPHVFGDSTASTAGEVLEQWEELKRKERDAAAVAPVSALDGVPRELPGLLRAQRLQDKASRVGFDWPEISGVTAKVEEEFGELKEAMGSAAPEAIEQELGDVLFSLVNLARFLNLNAEEALRKSVARFTARFQCMEEALRRDGGRLGELDLEELERLWQQAKSQTRASGV, from the coding sequence ATGGCGGAGGCAAGCGGAGAGCAGTTCGATGCGTTGGTGCGACTCATGGAACGGCTGCGGGGGGAGGGCGGATGCCCTTGGGACAGGGAGCAGACGCGGCAGACCCTGAAGCCGTTCCTGATCGAGGAAGCCTATGAAGTGGTCGAAGCGATCGACGAGGGGGACCCCAAGCAGATGATGGAGGAACTGGGCGATCTGCTCTTTCAGATCGTGTTTCATGCCCGGATCGCGGCCGAACGGCGTGAGTTTACCATAGGGCAGGTCGTGGCGGCGACGACCGAGAAGATGGTACGCCGCCACCCCCATGTGTTTGGCGACAGCACGGCCTCTACGGCCGGCGAGGTCCTGGAGCAATGGGAGGAACTGAAGCGCAAGGAGCGTGATGCTGCGGCCGTAGCGCCCGTCTCGGCGCTGGACGGCGTCCCCAGGGAGCTACCCGGCCTCCTCCGCGCCCAACGGTTGCAGGACAAGGCCTCGCGGGTCGGTTTTGACTGGCCTGAGATCTCGGGCGTGACGGCGAAGGTCGAGGAGGAGTTTGGCGAACTTAAAGAGGCCATGGGATCCGCTGCGCCGGAGGCGATTGAGCAGGAATTGGGAGATGTCCTGTTCAGCCTGGTCAATCTTGCCAGGTTCCTGAACTTGAACGCAGAGGAGGCGCTTCGCAAAAGCGTTGCGCGATTCACGGCCAGGTTCCAGTGTATGGAGGAGGCGCTGCGACGAGACGGCGGCCGCCTCGGGGAGCTCGACCTTGAGGAGCTGGAGCGGCTATGGCAGCAGGCCAAGAGTCAGACTCGCGCCTCCGGCGTATGA
- a CDS encoding formyltransferase/hydrolase complex subunit alpha (fhcA), whose translation MGRSFRIVGGEVYDPANGINGTIKEICVENGKIVESCSGPAEVIDASNLVVMPGGVDIHTHIGSPAVNAARGFRPEDHRHMHFSSKPGLRSGVGATVPSTFATGYLYAQMGYTTVMEGANAPIGVRHTHEELIDIPIVDKGLYIELGSNEFILKFIKAGEMDKAKRYVAWLLRSLKAYGIKLVNPGGVEQWKYGKDVDSLDDKVHYFDVTPRQILKTLSWINESLGLPHSIHLHANRLGTPNNYLTTLDTMRTLEGSRLHVAHAQFHSYGGENWGGFCSKASEIAEYINTHPNITTDIGQIVFGDATTITADGPWQYRLYKLSKNKWYNQDVEVETGCGIVPYTYRENNFVNALQWAIGLELFLLIRDPWRVFLSTDHPNGGPFYLYPWIIRLLMDKPFRDEMLKRVHKRVASETILSSLDREYTLSEIAIISRAGPARALGLHHKGHLGVGADADITIYAKDSDREQMFEHPVYTIKSGETVLRDGEIVASPDGKTLFVIPPDVGEMDPSFKTEFENFYTIRYQNFPIDIEDIPHREAIPVGAPR comes from the coding sequence ATGGGACGCTCATTCAGAATTGTCGGCGGTGAGGTCTATGATCCGGCCAACGGGATCAATGGGACGATCAAAGAGATCTGTGTTGAGAATGGAAAGATTGTAGAGTCCTGTAGCGGGCCCGCGGAGGTCATCGACGCGAGCAACTTGGTCGTCATGCCGGGCGGGGTCGATATTCATACCCATATCGGCAGTCCGGCGGTCAATGCGGCTCGAGGGTTCAGGCCGGAGGATCACCGGCACATGCACTTCAGCAGCAAGCCCGGTCTCAGGTCCGGCGTCGGCGCTACGGTTCCTTCCACCTTTGCGACCGGCTACCTCTACGCCCAGATGGGCTATACCACGGTGATGGAGGGCGCCAACGCACCTATCGGCGTTCGGCATACCCATGAGGAGCTCATCGACATCCCGATCGTCGATAAGGGACTGTATATCGAGTTGGGCAGCAATGAGTTTATCCTGAAGTTCATCAAGGCGGGCGAGATGGACAAGGCCAAGCGATATGTCGCCTGGCTTCTGCGGTCGTTGAAGGCGTACGGCATCAAGCTGGTCAACCCCGGCGGGGTCGAGCAGTGGAAGTACGGCAAGGATGTCGACAGTCTGGACGACAAGGTCCACTACTTCGACGTCACGCCGCGCCAGATCCTGAAGACGCTCTCCTGGATCAACGAAAGTCTCGGCCTGCCCCACTCGATCCACCTGCACGCTAATCGCCTGGGCACGCCCAACAACTACCTGACGACGTTGGACACGATGCGGACGCTGGAGGGTTCCAGGCTTCATGTGGCGCACGCCCAGTTCCACAGCTACGGCGGAGAAAACTGGGGCGGTTTCTGCTCAAAGGCGTCTGAGATCGCGGAGTACATCAATACCCATCCCAACATCACGACCGATATTGGCCAGATCGTCTTCGGCGACGCCACCACCATTACGGCGGACGGCCCGTGGCAGTACCGGCTGTACAAGCTCAGCAAGAATAAATGGTACAACCAGGACGTAGAGGTCGAGACGGGATGCGGGATCGTCCCCTATACCTATCGCGAGAACAACTTTGTGAACGCCCTGCAATGGGCCATCGGGCTGGAGTTGTTCCTCCTGATCCGCGATCCGTGGCGGGTGTTCCTGTCCACCGACCATCCGAACGGCGGCCCCTTCTACCTCTATCCCTGGATCATCAGGCTGCTGATGGATAAACCGTTCCGAGATGAGATGCTCAAGCGCGTTCATAAGCGCGTGGCGTCGGAGACGATCCTGTCGAGCCTCGACCGCGAGTATACCCTGTCGGAGATCGCCATCATCTCCAGGGCGGGACCCGCGAGGGCGTTGGGACTCCATCACAAGGGCCACCTGGGGGTCGGGGCGGACGCCGATATCACCATCTACGCCAAGGACAGCGATCGCGAACAGATGTTCGAGCATCCTGTTTATACTATCAAAAGCGGCGAGACGGTGCTGCGGGACGGCGAGATCGTTGCCAGTCCAGACGGGAAGACCCTGTTTGTGATCCCGCCGGATGTCGGCGAGATGGACCCCAGCTTCAAGACCGAATTCGAAAACTTCTACACGATCCGGTATCAGAATTTTCCGATCGATATCGAGGACATCCCTCACCGGGAGGCGATTCCGGTGGGAGCGCCTCGATGA
- a CDS encoding orotate phosphoribosyltransferase has protein sequence MDTPRDQLLKLLVQHSFQHSAEPVFTLASGRKSRYYINCKATTFMAEAMPLLGRLFFERIKTREQKDGEQIAAVGGLTLGADPIAYAVAYHSALHGTPIQAFSVRKEPKGHGAQKWVEGFEQPGARVVIIEDVVTTGASTLKAIDGALHAGFQIVTVLALVDRQEGGREELQRKGHEIEAIYTTEDLMRVVRRQGD, from the coding sequence GTGGATACACCAAGAGACCAACTCCTGAAATTGCTGGTTCAACACTCCTTCCAGCACAGCGCCGAGCCGGTCTTCACCCTTGCCTCCGGCCGTAAGAGCCGTTACTACATCAACTGTAAGGCGACGACGTTTATGGCCGAGGCAATGCCGCTCCTTGGCCGGCTATTCTTTGAGCGGATCAAGACAAGAGAACAAAAGGACGGCGAGCAGATCGCCGCCGTCGGAGGACTCACCCTCGGCGCCGACCCGATTGCCTACGCTGTGGCCTATCACAGCGCACTGCACGGTACACCGATCCAGGCCTTCAGCGTCCGAAAAGAACCGAAGGGGCACGGGGCCCAGAAATGGGTGGAGGGATTCGAGCAGCCGGGCGCCAGAGTGGTAATCATTGAGGATGTCGTCACGACAGGCGCTTCGACCCTCAAGGCGATCGATGGCGCGCTCCATGCCGGCTTTCAGATCGTCACAGTGCTCGCGCTTGTAGACCGACAAGAAGGCGGCCGCGAGGAGCTACAGCGAAAGGGACACGAGATCGAGGCGATCTACACGACCGAGGATCTCATGCGGGTTGTCCGCCGGCAAGGCGACTGA
- a CDS encoding hypothetical protein (NfeD-like C-terminal, partner-binding): MTKRLIVWWTLIGIALAWPAATYSKSEPAARPILAIQVEGVIAPSTADYIIRAIKQADREVAQALIIELDTPGGLDLSMRSIIKEMLAAERPIIVYVSPKGARAASAGAFITLAAHIAAMAPGTNIGAAHPVNMGGPMDKEMNKKVTNDAAAYIRTIAEQRGRNVQWAEDAVRKSVSATEKEALNLKIIDLVADKLDNLLVALDGREVTTTLGTVVLHTKGVEVSRLDMSLRDKILKVISDPTIAYMLLMLGLAGLYFEFSTPGAILPGVLGGICLILAFYAFQTLPINYAGLLLILLAIILFIAEVKVTSYGILAVGGIIAMVLGSMMLIKSPAPFMRISLPTIVLTTGATAAFFIFLVTMALRAQRQQTTTGAEGLIGQIGTARTSLRPEGMVFVEGELWSAQCEEGAEPGDKVRVRALKGLMLFVSKDQGTVDVEADTMSTRRQPGGQA, translated from the coding sequence ATGACCAAACGGCTCATTGTCTGGTGGACGCTGATAGGGATCGCGCTGGCGTGGCCCGCCGCCACATATTCGAAGTCAGAGCCCGCTGCCCGACCTATACTGGCGATTCAGGTCGAAGGCGTCATCGCGCCCAGCACAGCGGACTACATCATCCGCGCGATCAAACAGGCCGACCGCGAGGTCGCTCAGGCGCTGATCATTGAACTGGACACCCCGGGCGGTCTCGATCTGTCGATGCGCTCCATTATTAAGGAGATGCTCGCCGCCGAACGCCCGATCATCGTCTATGTCTCGCCCAAGGGCGCCCGCGCTGCGTCCGCCGGCGCCTTCATTACACTGGCGGCCCACATCGCTGCCATGGCGCCGGGCACCAATATCGGCGCCGCCCACCCGGTCAACATGGGCGGTCCCATGGATAAAGAGATGAACAAGAAGGTCACCAACGATGCGGCCGCCTATATCCGGACCATCGCCGAACAGCGCGGCCGGAATGTTCAGTGGGCCGAGGACGCGGTGCGCAAGAGCGTCTCCGCGACCGAGAAGGAGGCGCTCAACCTCAAGATTATCGACCTCGTGGCCGATAAGCTGGACAACCTGCTTGTAGCACTGGATGGGCGGGAGGTTACGACAACCCTGGGCACGGTCGTCCTGCACACCAAGGGGGTCGAGGTCAGTCGGCTCGATATGAGTCTTCGCGATAAGATTCTGAAGGTCATTTCCGATCCGACCATCGCGTATATGCTGCTCATGTTGGGCCTGGCCGGGCTCTACTTCGAGTTCTCGACCCCCGGCGCGATTCTCCCCGGCGTCCTCGGGGGTATCTGTCTGATCCTGGCCTTTTACGCCTTTCAGACCCTGCCCATCAACTATGCCGGGCTGCTGCTGATCCTGCTGGCGATCATTCTGTTCATCGCCGAGGTCAAGGTCACGTCGTACGGAATACTTGCTGTGGGCGGGATTATCGCCATGGTCCTCGGCTCTATGATGCTGATCAAAAGTCCTGCGCCGTTCATGCGGATCTCGCTGCCCACCATTGTGCTTACGACTGGAGCAACGGCGGCCTTCTTCATCTTTCTCGTTACTATGGCGCTGCGGGCGCAGCGCCAACAGACCACCACCGGCGCAGAAGGACTCATCGGGCAGATCGGCACGGCCCGGACGTCTTTGCGTCCGGAGGGCATGGTTTTTGTCGAGGGGGAGCTCTGGTCGGCCCAATGCGAGGAGGGGGCTGAGCCTGGCGATAAGGTCAGGGTCCGGGCGCTGAAGGGGCTCATGTTATTCGTCAGTAAAGATCAAGGGACAGTGGACGTTGAAGCCGATACAATGTCAACGCGACGGCAACCGGGAGGGCAGGCATGA
- a CDS encoding aldehyde-activating protein, translating to MRDIMVGESLVGDGNEVAHIDLMIGPKNGPVGAVLAQRLAQQSAGHSALLAVVAPNLLAKPATVMFNKVTIKGAKQAVQMFGPAQAAVAKAVVDSVAEGVIPAKDAEDLAIVVGVFIHWEADDNKKIFDFNYQATKESIARALAEQPSMSDILAQKDKVKHPFA from the coding sequence ATGCGTGACATCATGGTTGGCGAGTCATTGGTAGGTGATGGGAATGAGGTGGCACATATTGACCTGATGATCGGCCCCAAGAACGGCCCGGTCGGCGCCGTCTTGGCACAGCGCCTCGCTCAGCAGTCTGCGGGTCACAGCGCCCTCTTGGCGGTGGTGGCGCCGAACTTGCTGGCGAAGCCTGCGACGGTGATGTTCAACAAGGTGACGATCAAAGGGGCAAAACAGGCGGTTCAGATGTTCGGCCCCGCCCAGGCCGCTGTGGCGAAGGCCGTGGTAGATAGCGTTGCGGAAGGCGTCATCCCGGCGAAGGATGCTGAAGACCTGGCGATCGTGGTCGGCGTGTTTATTCACTGGGAGGCCGACGACAATAAAAAGATCTTTGACTTTAACTACCAGGCGACCAAAGAGTCGATCGCGCGGGCATTGGCCGAGCAGCCCTCGATGAGTGACATCCTGGCGCAGAAGGATAAGGTCAAGCATCCCTTTGCGTAG
- a CDS encoding Zinc/iron transporter, which produces MESFYISLAFGCAAAAANVAGGLLITIKRRWDEVLLKHFVALGTGFMLGAAFLGMVPESVRLTDHAPLLILGGYLLIHFAEHTLASHFHFGEETHVEAVLAPSVSLFALTGLLVHTFFDGVSIASGFHVSTELGVLIFVAVALHKIPEGFTVGSIMLASGRNRTMAVASSVALGVSTICGVLFASYLEGLLGYRLAVSAGVMIYVAASDLMPEVNREKGIRMALMVFVGVLLFYLTEQLLSGLGH; this is translated from the coding sequence ATGGAATCGTTCTATATCAGCCTGGCCTTTGGCTGCGCCGCCGCCGCGGCGAATGTGGCCGGCGGGCTCCTGATTACGATCAAACGGCGATGGGACGAGGTGCTGCTGAAACACTTCGTTGCCCTCGGGACCGGCTTTATGCTGGGGGCCGCCTTCCTCGGGATGGTGCCGGAGAGCGTTCGTCTGACCGACCACGCCCCCCTGCTGATTCTCGGCGGCTACCTGCTGATCCACTTTGCTGAGCATACGCTGGCGTCTCATTTTCACTTCGGCGAGGAGACTCACGTCGAGGCGGTTCTGGCGCCGTCGGTCAGCCTCTTCGCCCTGACGGGTCTGTTGGTCCACACCTTCTTCGACGGGGTGTCGATCGCATCCGGGTTTCATGTCAGCACCGAACTGGGGGTGTTAATTTTCGTCGCGGTGGCGCTTCATAAGATCCCAGAGGGGTTTACGGTCGGTTCCATCATGTTGGCGTCCGGCAGGAATCGCACAATGGCTGTCGCATCCTCGGTGGCGCTCGGTGTATCGACGATCTGTGGCGTGTTATTTGCGTCTTACCTTGAAGGGCTGCTGGGGTATCGGCTGGCCGTGTCGGCAGGGGTGATGATCTATGTGGCCGCCTCAGACCTGATGCCGGAGGTGAACCGCGAGAAGGGGATCCGTATGGCGCTGATGGTGTTCGTCGGGGTTCTGCTGTTTTACCTGACCGAGCAGTTACTTTCCGGTCTCGGCCACTGA
- the slt_2 gene encoding Soluble lytic murein transglycosylase precursor — MRKRRHVAIVLAGLVLLSVGPAFGEIYYRTDEDGLVHFTNAPTAPQHRLLQPRVLPAATRLTAANMSELIDALGAEYELDPALIRAVIQVESNFNRKAISPKGAQGLMQLMPGTVWRFSVGDVYDPHENIGAGARYLRQLLDLFQGDLSLALAAYNAGENAVLRYKGVPPYAETRGYVTKVLSLYRREQRERQADKPIKALARTVAVQPPPPPPAIYKAEASDTILYSNIPPIVQSP, encoded by the coding sequence GTGAGGAAGAGACGGCATGTTGCGATAGTCCTGGCTGGCCTCGTCCTGCTGTCGGTAGGACCGGCGTTCGGGGAAATCTATTATCGAACTGACGAGGATGGGCTTGTACACTTTACCAATGCGCCGACCGCACCGCAGCACAGGCTGCTCCAACCGAGGGTATTGCCCGCCGCTACCAGATTGACCGCCGCAAACATGTCGGAGCTGATCGATGCCCTCGGCGCCGAGTATGAGCTTGATCCCGCCCTTATCAGGGCCGTGATTCAGGTTGAGTCAAACTTCAACCGCAAGGCGATCTCGCCGAAGGGGGCGCAAGGGCTGATGCAGCTTATGCCGGGTACCGTCTGGCGCTTTTCCGTGGGAGATGTTTACGATCCCCACGAAAACATCGGCGCCGGCGCCCGGTACCTCCGCCAGCTCCTGGACCTGTTTCAGGGAGACCTTTCGCTGGCGCTGGCCGCCTATAATGCCGGAGAAAACGCGGTCCTTCGATATAAGGGCGTACCGCCCTACGCGGAAACCCGAGGCTATGTGACGAAAGTGCTCAGTCTCTACCGGCGCGAGCAACGGGAACGTCAAGCGGACAAGCCGATCAAGGCGCTCGCCAGGACAGTCGCGGTACAGCCGCCGCCTCCACCCCCGGCCATCTATAAGGCCGAAGCGTCCGACACGATTCTGTACTCGAATATCCCGCCGATCGTTCAATCCCCCTAG
- a CDS encoding membrane protein — MNPLDILSTVFGLVPILLLLILALFLLASSVRILPEYERAVIFRLGRLAKAIVNLGGAGNGPGLILLVPIIDRMVRVSLRTVTMDVPSQDVITKDNVSMKVNAVIYFRVIDPERAIVQVENYLFATSQIAQTTLRSVLGQSELDELLAERERINQRLQQIIDQHTDPWGIKVTAVEVKLVDLPHEMQRAMAKQAEAEREKRAKIIHAEGELIASEKLAQAGRVLASDPVAIQLRYLQTLTEIGTEQNSTIVFPIPIDILKTFMSDQKKSAEA; from the coding sequence ATGAATCCTCTGGACATTCTCTCAACTGTGTTCGGCTTGGTCCCAATACTCTTGCTCCTCATCCTGGCGCTGTTTCTCCTTGCCAGCTCGGTCCGCATACTCCCTGAGTACGAACGGGCGGTAATCTTTCGCCTGGGCCGTCTCGCCAAGGCAATCGTCAATCTGGGCGGAGCCGGCAACGGACCGGGCCTGATCCTCCTGGTCCCCATCATCGATCGGATGGTGAGGGTGAGCCTGCGGACGGTCACGATGGATGTCCCCTCTCAGGACGTGATTACCAAGGACAACGTCTCGATGAAGGTCAACGCCGTCATCTACTTCCGGGTCATCGACCCGGAGCGCGCGATCGTCCAGGTCGAGAATTACCTCTTCGCCACCTCGCAGATCGCGCAGACGACCCTGCGGAGCGTTCTGGGGCAGTCGGAACTGGACGAGTTGCTGGCAGAGCGCGAACGGATCAATCAGCGGCTCCAGCAGATCATCGACCAGCACACCGATCCCTGGGGGATTAAAGTCACGGCGGTCGAGGTGAAACTGGTGGACCTGCCTCACGAGATGCAGCGGGCCATGGCCAAGCAGGCGGAGGCCGAGCGGGAAAAGCGGGCGAAGATCATCCACGCCGAGGGTGAGCTGATCGCCTCGGAAAAGCTGGCGCAGGCCGGCAGGGTCCTGGCTTCGGACCCCGTCGCTATCCAACTTCGATATCTGCAGACGCTGACCGAGATCGGAACAGAGCAGAACTCTACCATCGTCTTCCCGATCCCGATTGACATCTTGAAGACGTTTATGTCCGACCAGAAGAAGAGCGCCGAAGCATGA